A single Henriciella sp. AS95 DNA region contains:
- a CDS encoding cysteine desulfurase, with the protein MAFDVDLIRAQFPILQREINGKPLIYLDNAASAQKPDTVLDVMSDQARHAYANVHRGLHTLANETTEAYEGARAKIQAFLNAPSPESVVFTKGGTEAINLVASGITDSINSGDEIVLAISEHHSNIVPWHFLRERHGAVLKWVPLLEDGRLDMDAYRQALGPKTRMVAIGHMSNVLGTVVDAKEVVRLAHEVGAQVLLDGCQAGVHLDIDVQDIDCDFYVLTAHKIYGPTGIGALYGKLDALKALRPYQGGGEMIEIVEMDRVTYNEPPHKFEAGTPPILQAIGFGEAIDWLSQFNKEDIRAHEHSLYEQASAELSKINGLTEYGLSEGKGPILSFSIEGAHPHDIAQLLDRYGVAVRAGHHCAQPLMKHLGITATARASFAIYNTTADVEAFIEALHKARGLLL; encoded by the coding sequence ATGGCATTCGACGTCGACCTCATTCGCGCTCAGTTTCCCATTCTTCAGCGGGAGATCAATGGAAAGCCCTTGATCTATCTGGACAATGCCGCGAGCGCGCAGAAACCGGATACCGTGCTTGATGTGATGAGCGATCAGGCGCGTCACGCCTATGCGAACGTCCATCGCGGGCTGCATACTTTGGCGAATGAGACCACTGAGGCTTACGAAGGTGCGCGAGCAAAGATTCAGGCGTTTCTGAATGCACCCTCGCCGGAGTCGGTTGTCTTTACCAAAGGCGGAACCGAGGCGATCAATCTGGTTGCCTCAGGCATAACCGACAGCATTAATTCCGGTGATGAGATTGTTCTGGCGATTTCAGAGCACCATTCGAACATTGTGCCCTGGCATTTTTTGCGCGAGCGGCATGGGGCCGTCCTGAAGTGGGTACCTCTGCTCGAGGATGGCCGTCTCGACATGGACGCCTATCGCCAGGCACTCGGCCCCAAAACGCGGATGGTTGCGATCGGCCACATGTCGAACGTGCTTGGAACGGTCGTTGATGCGAAGGAGGTGGTCCGACTCGCTCACGAGGTTGGTGCCCAGGTGCTGCTGGATGGATGCCAGGCTGGCGTGCATCTCGATATCGACGTCCAGGACATTGATTGCGATTTCTACGTCCTCACGGCTCACAAGATCTACGGGCCCACCGGGATTGGTGCGCTTTACGGCAAGCTGGACGCTCTCAAGGCGCTGCGGCCGTATCAGGGCGGCGGTGAAATGATCGAGATCGTGGAAATGGACCGCGTGACCTACAATGAGCCACCCCACAAATTTGAAGCGGGCACACCCCCGATACTACAAGCGATCGGGTTTGGTGAGGCGATCGACTGGCTGTCACAATTTAACAAGGAAGATATCCGTGCGCATGAGCATTCGCTTTATGAGCAGGCGTCTGCGGAATTGTCCAAGATCAACGGTCTTACTGAATATGGGCTCTCGGAAGGCAAGGGTCCCATCCTGTCGTTCAGCATTGAAGGCGCGCATCCGCATGATATTGCGCAACTGCTGGACCGTTACGGCGTTGCAGTCAGAGCAGGACACCATTGCGCACAACCATTGATGAAACACCTCGGTATAACAGCCACGGCCCGTGCGAGCTTTGCGATCTACAATACCACTGCTGATGTGGAAGCATTCATTGAAGCCCTCCACAAAGCCCGTGGATTGCTGCTATAA
- a CDS encoding iron-sulfur cluster assembly accessory protein — protein MARRPRPQLVTLTDAAAERVKQIMSEKGAGYLRVGVKNGGCAGMEYVMDYVETAGPMDEVVEDKGVQIVVDAKAVLFLLGSVVDFETTMLHEKFVFSNPNQTDACGCGESVTIVPAAVS, from the coding sequence ATGGCCAGAAGACCCCGTCCACAACTCGTTACGCTAACCGACGCTGCCGCAGAGCGCGTTAAACAGATCATGTCCGAGAAGGGCGCAGGTTATCTGCGCGTCGGCGTGAAAAATGGCGGCTGCGCCGGCATGGAATATGTCATGGACTATGTCGAGACGGCCGGACCGATGGATGAGGTTGTCGAAGACAAAGGCGTCCAGATCGTCGTTGACGCAAAAGCCGTTCTGTTCTTGCTCGGATCGGTCGTCGATTTTGAGACGACGATGCTCCACGAGAAATTTGTTTTTTCAAATCCCAACCAGACTGATGCTTGCGGTTGCGGCGAAAGTGTCACCATTGTTCCAGCAGCTGTTAGCTGA
- a CDS encoding 1-acyl-sn-glycerol-3-phosphate acyltransferase, with amino-acid sequence MLRGIIFTSVYYVLSVIYVLAALPTLLFPGRGATQFVIRSYTRAVRYALLAIAGISTDIRGKHRLPDGPFIIAAKHQSWGDGFLIYPEVHNLSFVTGDHLERFPLVGRILNKLGAIIIDTCGGGDRKAKSLAEGMVKARAEGVRVLVYPEGHLAAPGTHYRYKPGVWHMQKAMNVPVVPVATNLGLYWQQQKLAKTPGRAVVEFLEPIPPGFGKEAFIEKLSNTIEDRVLDLYRESREENAEPSILLPDPN; translated from the coding sequence GTGTTGCGCGGCATCATCTTTACCAGCGTCTATTACGTCCTGTCAGTTATCTACGTATTGGCAGCATTGCCGACCCTGCTCTTTCCAGGACGAGGAGCGACCCAGTTCGTCATCCGGTCCTATACTCGGGCCGTTCGGTATGCGCTTTTAGCCATCGCCGGGATCTCTACCGATATCCGCGGCAAGCACCGCTTACCCGATGGACCATTCATCATTGCAGCCAAGCACCAGAGCTGGGGCGATGGCTTTCTGATCTATCCGGAGGTCCATAATCTCTCATTCGTTACAGGTGACCACCTGGAACGCTTTCCGCTCGTGGGTCGCATTCTGAACAAGCTCGGCGCCATTATAATCGATACGTGCGGTGGCGGTGATCGCAAGGCCAAGTCGCTCGCAGAAGGCATGGTCAAAGCGCGTGCGGAGGGTGTCAGGGTGCTTGTCTACCCTGAAGGCCACCTCGCCGCTCCCGGTACGCATTACCGCTACAAGCCCGGCGTTTGGCACATGCAGAAGGCGATGAACGTTCCTGTGGTCCCAGTGGCAACCAATCTCGGATTGTATTGGCAGCAGCAAAAGCTCGCAAAGACGCCTGGCCGTGCGGTCGTCGAATTTCTCGAGCCGATCCCGCCCGGTTTCGGCAAAGAGGCGTTCATCGAAAAGCTCAGCAACACAATCGAAGACCGGGTACTGGATCTTTATCGTGAGAGCCGCGAAGAGAACGCCGAACCATCGATATTACTGCCAGACCCAAACTGA
- a CDS encoding SUF system Fe-S cluster assembly protein, giving the protein MADDMSLDPNVENAEQADASESTSPIPQDELNRLTDALIASFKTVFDPEIPVDIYELGLIYRVDIDDNRKVDIDMTLTAPGCPVAGDMPGWVENAARTVEGVDDVEVRLTFDPPWDPSRMSDEARLALNML; this is encoded by the coding sequence ATGGCAGATGATATGAGCCTCGACCCCAATGTAGAGAACGCTGAGCAGGCGGATGCTTCAGAGAGCACTTCGCCGATCCCTCAAGATGAATTGAATCGCCTTACCGATGCACTCATTGCTTCGTTCAAAACCGTGTTTGACCCCGAGATCCCAGTCGACATTTATGAGCTTGGTCTCATCTACCGCGTCGATATTGACGATAACCGGAAGGTCGACATCGATATGACCCTGACGGCGCCGGGCTGTCCTGTCGCCGGGGACATGCCGGGGTGGGTCGAAAATGCGGCGCGCACGGTAGAGGGCGTGGATGATGTCGAGGTGCGACTGACATTCGATCCGCCTTGGGATCCATCACGCATGTCGGACGAAGCCCGGCTTGCGTTGAACATGCTCTGA